One window from the genome of Dermacentor silvarum isolate Dsil-2018 chromosome 5, BIME_Dsil_1.4, whole genome shotgun sequence encodes:
- the LOC125945621 gene encoding piggyBac transposable element-derived protein 2-like, with amino-acid sequence MLCGASGIIYDFLIYQGSTTRLNPEEKKEFGVTGALVLHFTSRIPNGLGYKMFFDNFFTSLPVIRELDKKKIYAAGTIRINRTQKCPLKSEKELKKEGRGSHDSLVSSDGKIAMTRWLDNRAVNMASNFLAIEEEDCVSRWSKADGTFIEVKRPAVVREYNKSMGGVDKTDFLVSLYRTNIRSRKWTLRVIAHFMNLAVTNSWLEYRRGAELQGIRMNDQMDLLDFTLRVVEALAKAGVADMPRKRGRPSSSPMQPLKKLQYGNRRPVEDIRYDQVGHWPIAKEEQQRCMFEGCKGKPRIKCEKCNVHLCLTNARNCFKEFHIHH; translated from the coding sequence ATGCTCTGTGGAGCTTCTGGCATCATATACGACTTCCTTATTTATCAAGGGTCCACTACCCGCCTGAATccagaagaaaagaaggaattCGGCGTCACAGGTGCTCTGGTTCTGCATTTTACATCAAGAATACCGAATGGACTTGGATACAAGATGTTCTTCGACAATTTCTTCACATCGTTGCCTGTTATTCGAGAGCTTGACAAGAAGAAGATTTATGCTGCCGGCACTATACGGATAAATAGAACCCAAAAGTGTCCTTTGAAATCAGAAAAGGAAttgaagaaagaaggaagaggcTCCCATGACAGCTTAGTAAGCAGCGATGGAAAAATTGCCATGACACGGTGGTTGGATAATCGGGCCGTAAACATGGCATCTAACTTTCTAGCCATTGAAGAGGAAGATTGTGTGTCACGATGGAGTAAGGCAGACGGTACATTTATCGAAGTCAAACGGCCTGCAGTTGTTCGAGAATATAATAAGAGCATGGGAGGAGTTGACAAGACAGACTTCCTTGTGTCACTCTACAGGACCAACATTCGTTCAAGGAAATGGACCTTACGCGTCATTGCACACTTTATGAACCTGGCTGTTACCAATTCCTGGCTTGAATATCGGCGGGGTGCTGAGCTCCAAGGAATACGCATGAACGATCAGATGGACCTTCTGGATTTCACGCTACGTGTTGTGGAAGCGCTAGCAAAAGCTGGTGTGGCTGACATGCCACGAAAGCGTGGAAGGCCATCTTCTTCCCCAATGCAGCCATTGAAAAAGTTGCAGTATGGCAACCGAAGGCCAGTTGAAGATATCAGGTACGACCAAGTTGGTCACTGGCCTATTGCAAAAGAAGAACAGCAGCGCTGCATGTTTGAAGGCTGCAAGGGGAAGCCAAGAATCAAATGTGAGAAGTGCAATGTTCACCTCTGTCTCACAAATGCAAGAAATTGCTTCAAGGAATTCCACATCCATCACTGA